From Caldibacillus debilis DSM 16016, a single genomic window includes:
- a CDS encoding flagellar brake protein has translation MLRIGDFLTIEIQEGTRLEKFRSKVADLDEESLYIEYPVNLRTNRTSFLMIGTNMQVSFTRDDSSYLFFTEVTGRVKRELPLLQLKRPGDDEIHRIQRREFVRIKWPVDIAVHPIRNEFSPFCTVTDDISAGGLSFYAPASVPLAENDPFISWIVLPLQSGYQYLKLKSAVVRTERARENANLLSAQFLEKTAQEEQHLMRFVFEVQLALRQKETRFRV, from the coding sequence ATGTTACGAATCGGAGATTTTTTGACGATCGAAATCCAGGAAGGCACCCGGCTGGAAAAGTTCCGCAGCAAAGTCGCCGACTTGGACGAAGAGTCCCTGTACATCGAATATCCCGTCAATTTGCGGACGAACCGGACTTCCTTTCTGATGATCGGGACCAACATGCAAGTCTCCTTTACCAGGGACGACAGTTCTTATCTTTTTTTTACGGAAGTGACCGGGCGGGTGAAAAGGGAATTGCCCCTGCTGCAATTAAAACGGCCGGGGGATGATGAAATCCATCGCATCCAAAGGAGGGAATTCGTAAGGATCAAATGGCCGGTGGACATCGCCGTCCATCCGATCCGGAATGAATTTTCCCCCTTTTGCACCGTGACCGACGACATCAGCGCCGGCGGGTTGTCCTTTTACGCCCCGGCCTCGGTCCCTTTGGCCGAAAACGATCCGTTTATCAGCTGGATCGTTTTGCCGTTGCAATCGGGCTACCAATACTTAAAATTGAAAAGCGCCGTCGTACGAACGGAAAGAGCCAGGGAAAACGCCAATCTCCTTTCCGCCCAATTTTTGGAAAAAACCGCCCAGGAAGAGCAGCATCTGATGCGTTTTGTATTCGAAGTGCAATTGGCTCTCAGGCAAAAGGAAACCCGTTTCCGGGTATAA
- the ypeB gene encoding germination protein YpeB: MRGVLIAALIVLLVGTGYWGYQEHKEKNAILINAENNYQRAFHELTYNIDILHDKIGTALAMNSRKSLSPALAEVWRMTSQANSEVGQLPLTLAPFSKTEEFLSQIGDFTYKTAVRDLEKEPLSDEEYQMLKSLYQKSAEIQDELRKVQYLVLNNRLRWMDVETALATGKGNTDNSIIDGFKTVEEKVSGYSETDLGQFLSSSIKKKEKGYKNLKGKTISKKEAAAIAKKYAKASGGAKVNVSEGGKGSDYAFYSVTVKDRSGETDMDITKKGGYPIWMIRNRDVKEQKISLNEAGNKAAEFLQKNGFENMEMLESAQYDHVGVFTFVAREKNVRVYPDAVKIKIGLDDGSLIGFSAEEYLASHNTREIPEPAVQEAEARKRLNPNLKVMDQRLAIIHNDANEEVLCYEYLGVLGDDTYRVFVNAEDGTEEKVEKLQNAEPIYENLINGKA, translated from the coding sequence ATGCGAGGTGTTTTGATTGCAGCATTGATCGTCCTTCTCGTCGGGACGGGCTACTGGGGCTACCAGGAGCATAAGGAAAAAAACGCCATCTTGATCAACGCGGAAAACAATTACCAGCGGGCCTTCCACGAATTGACGTACAACATCGATATTTTGCACGATAAAATCGGAACGGCGCTGGCCATGAATTCCCGAAAGTCCCTGTCTCCCGCCTTGGCGGAAGTCTGGCGCATGACTTCCCAGGCGAACAGCGAGGTCGGGCAGCTTCCGCTGACCCTCGCCCCCTTCAGCAAAACCGAAGAGTTTTTGTCGCAAATCGGCGATTTCACCTATAAAACCGCCGTCAGGGACTTGGAAAAGGAACCGCTGTCGGACGAAGAATACCAAATGTTGAAATCGCTCTATCAAAAGTCGGCGGAGATCCAGGACGAATTGCGGAAAGTCCAATATCTGGTCTTGAACAACAGACTCCGATGGATGGATGTGGAAACGGCGCTGGCCACCGGGAAAGGGAACACGGACAATTCGATCATCGACGGGTTTAAAACCGTTGAAGAAAAGGTCTCCGGCTATTCGGAAACTGATCTCGGCCAATTTTTATCCTCTTCCATCAAGAAAAAGGAGAAGGGATACAAAAATTTAAAAGGAAAGACGATTTCCAAGAAAGAGGCGGCGGCCATCGCGAAAAAGTACGCGAAAGCTTCGGGCGGCGCAAAGGTCAACGTGTCGGAAGGCGGAAAGGGGTCCGATTATGCGTTCTACAGCGTGACCGTTAAGGACCGGAGCGGGGAGACGGACATGGACATTACGAAAAAGGGCGGATACCCGATTTGGATGATCAGGAACCGGGATGTGAAGGAGCAGAAAATCAGTTTAAACGAGGCGGGAAACAAGGCGGCGGAATTTTTGCAAAAGAACGGGTTCGAAAACATGGAGATGCTGGAAAGCGCCCAATACGATCATGTCGGCGTCTTTACCTTCGTCGCGCGGGAAAAGAATGTCCGCGTGTACCCGGACGCGGTCAAAATCAAGATCGGCCTCGATGACGGAAGCCTCATCGGCTTCTCCGCCGAAGAATACTTGGCTTCCCACAACACGAGGGAGATTCCGGAACCCGCCGTACAGGAAGCGGAGGCGAGAAAGCGGCTGAATCCGAATTTGAAGGTGATGGACCAAAGGTTGGCCATCATCCATAACGACGCCAACGAAGAAGTCCTTTGCTACGAATATTTGGGCGTCTTGGGGGACGACACCTACCGGGTGTTCGTCAACGCCGAGGACGGAACGGAAGAGAAGGTGGAAAAACTGCAAAACGCCGAACCGATTTATGAAAATTTGATCAACGGAAAGGCATGA
- the sleB gene encoding spore cortex-lytic enzyme, which yields MHGNETRAFSNQVIQVGAVGDDVIELQARLQYLGFYNGKIDGVFGWRTYWALRNFQYEFGLKVDGLAGTKTKEKLVKASRYDEQFVKEQIRSGRKFTYYGGVDLNKQTAPSGQGQKAPSGGKTSGGQAAKPTAVNVPGGFSQNDIQLMANAVYGEARGEPYIGQVAVAAVILNRLESPSFPNTVAGVIFEPGAFTAVSDGQIWLTPNETAKQAVLDAINGWDPSGNALYYFNPNTATNPWIWSRPQIKKIGKHIFCK from the coding sequence ATGCACGGAAACGAAACCCGCGCCTTTTCCAATCAAGTGATCCAAGTGGGCGCCGTCGGGGATGACGTGATCGAGCTGCAAGCGAGATTGCAATATTTGGGGTTTTATAACGGAAAAATTGACGGCGTGTTCGGGTGGAGGACCTATTGGGCGCTGAGGAATTTTCAATACGAATTCGGATTGAAGGTGGACGGTTTGGCCGGGACGAAAACGAAGGAAAAACTCGTGAAGGCATCCCGGTATGATGAACAATTTGTCAAAGAACAGATTCGGAGCGGGAGAAAATTTACTTACTACGGCGGCGTGGATTTGAACAAGCAGACGGCGCCCTCGGGACAGGGGCAAAAGGCGCCTTCCGGGGGAAAGACGTCCGGAGGGCAGGCGGCGAAACCGACGGCGGTCAACGTTCCCGGCGGTTTTTCCCAAAACGATATCCAACTGATGGCCAACGCCGTTTACGGAGAGGCCAGGGGCGAACCTTATATCGGCCAGGTGGCGGTGGCCGCGGTCATCCTGAACCGTTTGGAAAGCCCGTCATTTCCCAACACGGTGGCGGGGGTCATTTTCGAACCGGGGGCCTTCACCGCGGTGAGCGACGGGCAGATTTGGCTCACTCCGAATGAAACCGCAAAACAGGCCGTTCTCGATGCGATCAACGGATGGGACCCGTCCGGGAACGCATTGTATTATTTCAATCCGAACACGGCGACCAATCCGTGGATATGGTCCCGTCCCCAAATCAAGAAAATCGGCAAACATATCTTTTGCAAATAG
- a CDS encoding DUF5359 family protein, with protein MAVERVERILWKLAAVQLVLLLLCQILFHHFDFFPELKKQLHVEGVGEQNLTEIIETVNSR; from the coding sequence ATGGCTGTGGAAAGGGTGGAGCGCATTCTTTGGAAGCTGGCCGCCGTTCAATTGGTCCTGCTGCTTTTGTGTCAAATTTTGTTCCACCATTTTGACTTCTTTCCGGAATTGAAAAAACAATTGCACGTCGAAGGAGTCGGTGAACAAAATTTGACAGAAATCATCGAAACGGTAAATTCTCGGTAA
- the prsW gene encoding glutamic-type intramembrane protease PrsW — MISVVSAGIAPGLALLSYFYLKDEYEKEPVFQVLKTFILGAALVFPIMFIQYVLDYEQVFPARVLRAFIVAGFLEEFFKWFFLYYTVFKFRLLDEPYDGIVYGVSISLGFATVENILFLMANGIQYALGRAVLPVSSHALFGVIMGYYLGKSEFAGRGKPVYLALSVVLPILFHGLYDLILTFFHWYVWMLPFMLCLWFLAMWKVKRAKAAKFSYGSSKKSFTG, encoded by the coding sequence ATGATTTCCGTCGTTTCCGCCGGGATTGCCCCCGGCCTGGCGCTCCTCAGCTATTTCTATTTGAAAGATGAATATGAAAAAGAACCGGTTTTCCAAGTGCTGAAGACCTTTATCCTCGGCGCGGCATTGGTGTTCCCCATCATGTTTATACAATATGTCCTCGACTACGAGCAAGTTTTCCCCGCCAGGGTCTTGCGCGCCTTTATCGTTGCGGGGTTTTTGGAAGAATTCTTCAAATGGTTTTTTCTTTATTATACCGTTTTTAAATTCCGGTTATTGGACGAACCGTATGACGGCATCGTATACGGGGTCAGCATCTCCCTCGGTTTTGCCACCGTGGAAAACATCCTGTTCTTGATGGCGAACGGGATCCAGTACGCCCTCGGAAGGGCGGTCTTGCCGGTTTCCAGCCACGCCCTCTTCGGCGTCATCATGGGCTATTATTTGGGAAAAAGCGAATTTGCCGGGAGGGGAAAACCGGTCTATTTGGCATTGTCGGTCGTCCTTCCGATCCTTTTCCACGGCCTCTATGATTTGATTTTAACCTTTTTCCACTGGTATGTTTGGATGCTGCCTTTTATGCTGTGCTTATGGTTTTTGGCGATGTGGAAGGTTAAAAGGGCGAAGGCGGCGAAATTTTCCTATGGAAGCTCGAAAAAGAGCTTTACCGGATGA